DNA from Kitasatospora herbaricolor:
GTGCTCCCGCAGCACCTCGGCGGTGGTCGTCCCGGCGGTCGTCGCAGTCGTCATGGGGGCTCCTTCTGGTCTGCCGCCGGACACACCTGTGGCAGGGGTCGCGGGCGGCGGGGTGATCGATGGGGAGCATCGGCGCAGATGTCGTCCGGCCGGCGGGAGGGGCCCCGTCCGGCCTGCTCGAACAACCATGCACCCCGCCACTGACAACCGGCCCCGGACGGCTGACCGGCGGTCAGTTCGGCGGCCGCCGTTGTCAGTCCCTCCCCCTAGCGTCGTGGCCATGGAGGAACGCTGGAGCACCGAACACGTCCTGTCCCTGGCACCTGACGCCCCCTCACGCAAGGCCGCGGGCAAGCTGTCCTCGCCCGCGCCCTGGTCGGGCACGGGCACCGACGGCCAGGCTCTGTGGGGCGAGTGCAAGGGCAGCGGCAGCACGCCCTACCGGACGGTCGTCGAACTGACCACGCCCGCCTACCGGTGCAGCTGCCCGAGCCGCAAGTTCCCGTGCAAGCACGCCCTCGGGCTGCTCCTGCTGTGGAGCGGCAGCCCCGAGGCCGTCCCGGCCGGCGGCGAGCCCGCCGACTGGGCCGCCGACTGGCTGAAGGAGCGCCAGGAGCGCACCGAGCAGGCCGCCGAGCGGCGCACCGCCAAGGCCGAGGCGGCCGCCGCCGACCCGGCCGCCGCGCGGCGCCGGGCCGAGAAGCGCTCCGCCCGGGTCGCGGCCGGCGCGCAGGAGCTCAGGCTCCGCCTCGCCGACCGGATCCGGCACGGCCTGGCCGACGACGGCGCCGGCCGCTCGGGCTGGGAGGAGGTCGCCGCCCGGATGGTCGACGCCCAGGCCCCGGGCCTGGCCACCAAGGTCCGCGAGCTGGACCACACCGCGCAGGGCGACCTGCTGGAGGAGTACGCGATGCTGCACCTGCTGGCCACCGCCTACGGCCGGGTCGACGAACTGCCCGAGGCGCTCGGCGCCACCGTCCGGGCCCGGGTCGGCTTCACCACCGAGACGGCGGAGCTGCTCACCGGCCCCACCGTCCGGGACCGCTGGCAGGTCCTGGGGGTGCGGGACACCCCCGACGAGCGGCTGACCACCCGCCGGCTCTGGCTGCGCGGTGCCAAGACCGGCCGCCCGGCCCTGCTGCTCGCCTTCGGCCGCCCCGGCCAGGCCCCCGACCTGGCCCTGCCCACCGGCCAGGTGCTGGAGGCCGAGCTGGCCTTCCACCCCGGCGCCCGCCCGCTGCGCGCCGTCCTCGGCACCCGCCACGGCGCGCCGCAGCCCTCCGACGACGCCGTCCCCGCGGGCGTCTCCCCGGCCGAGGCGCTGGCCGGGTACGGCGCGGCCGTCGCCGAGGACCCGTGGACGGAGTCCTGGCCCACCGTGCTGACCGGGGTGATCCCGGTCCACGACGTCGACGGCTGGCACCTCACGGACGGCCGGGACACCCTGCGGCTGCACCGGGCCGGCCTGCCCGAGCCGGCCCTCTGGCGGCTCGCCGCCGTATCCGGGGGCCGCCCGGTCACCCTGTTCGGCGAGTGCGGCCACCGCGGCTTCACCCCCGTCACCGTCTGGGACGAGCTCGGCCGCCCGAGCGGCCTCACCCAGTAGGGCTCCGCCGCCGGCGCCCCTGCCCGGGTGCCGTGCGCACCGCCACCGCCCCGGAGCCCCCGACACCCGCAGCCACAGCCGCGCCCGCAGCCGACCGGCGCGGCCCGGCCACCACCCTTCAGGAGCCCGCACGTGACGGCCACCCGAACCGAACCCGCCGCCCAGGCCGACGCCTGGGAGGAGCTCCGGACCACCGCCCTGCTGGGCACCGACCGCCGCCCGCTGCCGGCGCCCGCCGGATCGCCGGCCCTGGTCGCCGCCGCGACCGCGGTCGACCGGACGGACCCGGCCACCGCCCTGCTGGAGCTGGCCGCCCTCACCGCCGTCCGGCGCCGGGCCGGCGCCAGGCCCGGCGCGGTGCAGCCCGCCGGGCCCGCCGCCCCGGCCGACCCGCGGCCCGAGCTGCCCGTGGCCGCCGCCCGCCGGCTCACCGTCCTGCTGGACGGCCGGTCCGGCAGCGCCGGCGGCACCCTCGCCAACCTCACCGAACTGCTCCCGCAGTGGCTCGCCACCGCCCGGGCCCGGGGCCTGCGCCCGCCCGCCGCGCTGCTGCCCGCCCTGCTGGACAGCGCCCGCGCCCGCAGCGAGCTGCGCGGGGACGCGGTCGCGCTGGCCGGCCCGCTCGGGCGCTGGCTGGCGGAGCGGAACCCCGACTGGCGCTTCGTCCTGCGCACCGTCACGGACGCCGCCGGCACGGGCGACCCGGCTGTCCCCACCAGCACGGGTGACCCGACCGGCACGGGTGACCCGGGTGCCGTCGGCGACCGTGCCGCCCCGGGCGACGAGCACCGGATCTGGCACGAGGGTCTGTTCGCCGAGCGCGTCACCCACCTGACCCGGCTGCGCCGCACCGACCCGGCGGCCGGACTCGACCTGCTGCGCGGCACCTGGACGACCGAACGGGCCGAGGACCGCCTGCTCTTCCTGGACGCCCTCCAGGACGGCCTCTCCCCGGCCGACGAACCCTTCCTGGAGGCCGCCCTCGGCGACCGCAGCAAGAACGTCCGCGCGACGGCCGCCGAACTGCTCTCCACCCTCGCCGGCTCCGCCCTCGCCACCCGGATGGCCGAGCGCGCCCGGGCCGCCGTGCGGCTCGCCGGCACCGGCCGCGCGCTGCTGGTCACCCCGCCATCCGAGTGCGACGCCGCGATGCAGCGGGACGGCGTGGCCCCCAAGTCGCCGACCGGGCGCGGCGAACGCGCCTGGTGGTTCGGCGAGATCGTCGCGGCCACCCCGCTGCGCACCTGGACGGACGACACCGGCCTGACACCCGCCCGGCTGCTCGGGCTGCCGGTCGGCGACGCCGGCCCGGACGGCAGCGGGACCGACCCGGCCGACGGCACCTGGACGGACGACCTGCGCGAGGGCTGGGCCAGGGCCGCCG
Protein-coding regions in this window:
- a CDS encoding DUF5691 domain-containing protein yields the protein MTATRTEPAAQADAWEELRTTALLGTDRRPLPAPAGSPALVAAATAVDRTDPATALLELAALTAVRRRAGARPGAVQPAGPAAPADPRPELPVAAARRLTVLLDGRSGSAGGTLANLTELLPQWLATARARGLRPPAALLPALLDSARARSELRGDAVALAGPLGRWLAERNPDWRFVLRTVTDAAGTGDPAVPTSTGDPTGTGDPGAVGDRAAPGDEHRIWHEGLFAERVTHLTRLRRTDPAAGLDLLRGTWTTERAEDRLLFLDALQDGLSPADEPFLEAALGDRSKNVRATAAELLSTLAGSALATRMAERARAAVRLAGTGRALLVTPPSECDAAMQRDGVAPKSPTGRGERAWWFGEIVAATPLRTWTDDTGLTPARLLGLPVGDAGPDGSGTDPADGTWTDDLREGWARAAVRQHDADWARALLGPAPRPGRDGRTARTAGAPAKLLAVLPAPERAAWTAAFIQAHGLGEAFQLLGACATPWTPPLSTAVVAALERAASSGTYPWSHSGVLGMTERALAPEAAPAVEALASDAAPDTAWAETFARLAGTLRFRAAMLAELDV
- a CDS encoding SWIM zinc finger family protein, with amino-acid sequence MEERWSTEHVLSLAPDAPSRKAAGKLSSPAPWSGTGTDGQALWGECKGSGSTPYRTVVELTTPAYRCSCPSRKFPCKHALGLLLLWSGSPEAVPAGGEPADWAADWLKERQERTEQAAERRTAKAEAAAADPAAARRRAEKRSARVAAGAQELRLRLADRIRHGLADDGAGRSGWEEVAARMVDAQAPGLATKVRELDHTAQGDLLEEYAMLHLLATAYGRVDELPEALGATVRARVGFTTETAELLTGPTVRDRWQVLGVRDTPDERLTTRRLWLRGAKTGRPALLLAFGRPGQAPDLALPTGQVLEAELAFHPGARPLRAVLGTRHGAPQPSDDAVPAGVSPAEALAGYGAAVAEDPWTESWPTVLTGVIPVHDVDGWHLTDGRDTLRLHRAGLPEPALWRLAAVSGGRPVTLFGECGHRGFTPVTVWDELGRPSGLTQ